One window from the genome of Candidatus Poribacteria bacterium encodes:
- a CDS encoding helix-turn-helix domain-containing protein, translating into MERLLTVEDVCELLQFKKSYVYRLTHRDEIPHFKIGNHLRFRRSELEAWIGRKANGDGRSLLDGEERRDARL; encoded by the coding sequence ATGGAACGTCTACTCACCGTCGAGGACGTCTGCGAACTCCTTCAGTTCAAGAAGTCCTACGTCTACCGACTGACCCACCGCGACGAAATCCCGCACTTCAAGATCGGCAACCACCTCCGGTTCCGCCGCTCCGAGCTCGAAGCCTGGATCGGACGCAAAGCCAACGGCGATGGACGATCGCTCCTCGACGGAGAGGAGCGGCGCGATGCCCGTCTATAG